From Methanobrevibacter oralis:
TACAATGTTTTTGTATGAACCGCCTAAAAATTCAACATTAGCCCCATTTTCACAATTATTTAATATGTTTTGAATATCCTCATTAGCTAAATTACTATCAATGAAAATAGTATTAGTCCTATTTAAAATAGTAAGCGTATTATTTTTAGATATAGCCCTATATTTATTACTACCGTCATATTTAGTTATGATATTTAATGAATCAGGAATCCTAGAAGCTACATTTATTTTTGCCTTTCCATTATTATCTGTAATTTTAATCTGACTTTGACCATTTAAAATAAATGTTATTTTTTGACTAGATAATGTTTTTCCAAATTTATCTTTTAAAGTTACTTCAAAATTATCTGTGGAATTTTGACAAAATGTCCTATCATAGCTAATTAACTGTGTAGATATTTTTTCAACAATTATTTTTCCAACAGCTTTAGAGTTTTTATAGATTGAATTTCCTTTATAGTTTAAAATTACAGGATATGTTTTTTCTTTGTTAAATTTAATTTTAATTGCTGCTTGCCCTTTATTATTTGTAGTTTTAGTGTAAGTTTTACCGTCAATTTTAATAGTAACCTTTTGTTTAGATAATGATTTACCTGAACTTGTTTTTAAAGTAACTGTGTAAGCTTTTTCTTCGTTAGGATATATTTTAAAAGTGGAATATTTAAATTTAGTCGTTGTTTTTGCTACACTTATTTTTCCTGTTGATTTTGCTTTTTTATAGATTTTATTTCCATTGTAACTTGCACTTATCTTATATTTCTTTTGTGAATTAAATTTCAATTTAACAATAACTTGACCTTTACTATTAGTTTTTTTACTGTATTTTTTGCTATTTATTTTAATTAAAATCTTTTGTTTAGAAATTCCTTTATTATTAACATCTTTTAAAGTAATCATGTAAGATTTTGTTGTTTTAGGTGGAATTGTAACGGAAGGTGTTATTAATTTTGCTGTTTTTGAAGAATATTTGACTTTTATAGTTTTTGTTTTTTTAGCAGACTTGTATTTATTGTTTCCAGCGAATTTGATTGTAATTTTATAAGTTTTTTCCTTGTTAAATTTTAATTTTAATTTAGCTACTCCTTTATAGTTAGTTTTAGCTGTATAAATTTTATTATTAACTTTAAATATTACTTTTTGATTAGCAATTCTAACTCCTGAAGCATCCTTTAAAGTTATACTATAATATTCTGCCATTTTCGGTATCATATTTAGATTAGATGCGATAATTCTACTAGATTCTTTTTTTACAATCAGATTAGCTAAAGCATTACTTTCTAAATACTCAACTTCATCTCCTTTAAAACTTGCATATACTTTGTAAGTACCTTCTTTAAGTGAAATTTTAAGTTTAGCTTCACCTTTATTATTTGTAGAAATTATATTTGTTTTTGAGTTTATTTTAAAAGCTAATTTTTCGTTAGCTATTGGACTTCCATTTTCGTCTGTTAAAATAGCAGTTAAATATTGTCCAGAATAAGGATATGTTTTTAAATTATGAATTGTGATTTTAGTTTTACTTAGAATACCTGGAATAGATAAATCAGAAATATTTAATTGTTTATATGGATTGAAATAAATATTATTATTTAAACCTGGTAATGAAGCAATTAAAACATTATTACTTTCTTTAAAATCATCTGCATAGAATCTAACTGTTGCAGTTCCATTTTTCATTAATACATACCTGTAAACATCCCCTTCTTGAGGAATATTATTTGTATTATTTTTATTTAAATAAAAGATTACAGGTATAGAACTGATTTCTTTTGCAATATCACCTTTTGGTGTTATAATTGAAATAGAATAGATTCCCTTTTTATTTTCTTTAATTTCTGTGATTTTTAAAGAATAATCCCCATCTAACCATAATTGAGGTCCTTTTTTAGTATATTCATAAAGTATTGTTGGGCAGATAAACTCATTAATATGATAAGTATACCCCAAATAAACAGTGGTTTTATCAACATCGTAATCTCCACCAGATCCAACATAAGTATATACATCTTCTGCTTGATTATAATTGAATTCTCCATTACTTGATGGACTATAAGTAATATGATAAATCGGCCTATCACCATGCCCCAACATATAATTATTTTCAACGATTTCTAATTTTTCATCACCAATATGTGCTCCAATATTTCTCACACGATAATCATTTAAAACAGCATATTTACCATTTTGTTGGAAAAAATTACCTTTAATTTCAATTTTGCTAACATTACAATTTACGTAAACTCCAGCACCACTTTTGTAATTATTTTCATCACCGTTACGATTATGAGCTATATAATTGCTTAAAATATAAACCTTATCTGAAGAAAATAAATTAATTCCAGTAGCTTTATTATAAGATATGTTATTAGAAATAATTCTTGTATCTTGATTCTTTTCACCAACAGAAATACCGGTTATTTTATTTTGAGATATATTATTTTTATAAATGTTTGTCTTTAAAGAAGAAGTAATATTAATTCCAGTGCATGAGTTTTTAATTTGTGAATTGGATATAATAGTATTTTTTGAATTTTTAATTCTAATAGCATTACCTGCATTTAAAAGTGATACATTACTAACAGTAGCATTCATTGCATTTTCTAACCTAATTGCATCTTTTGTACCAGTATTTGAAATTATACAATTTCTTATTATTACGCTAGAAGCTCCATTAACTAATATTGCATAATCATCATCTTCATATACATCATTTAATAGGTCAAATCCCTCAATTATAGTTCCACTAGCTTTAGGACTTATATAAAAAATACCATGATGGTTAGATCCAGCTACACTACTTGGACAAGTTTCCATTTGTGTTTTAATATTACTTTTAATAGTTAATTTTTTATCCACCACAAAATGACAGTGAACATAACTGGTACCATTAATAATAATTGTATCTCCAGCATTTGCACTATTAATAGCTTTTTGAATCGTTGGATCGGTCATTTCATTGTGACCTGCCTCAGCATTAACAACAATTGTTTTTCCACTTTTTAATAATGAATTATCCTCATTATTATTCGTTAATGTGAAATTAGAACCATTGTTATCATTTAATGAAACGGACAAATCATTTTCTAAGCTTTCATTATTCTCAATAGCTACAGAAGAACCTATACTAAGAATCAAAACTAAAAAAATAATAAAGATTATAAAAATTCCTCTAAAATTCATTATATCCAACCAGACAATTTAAAAAAAAAGAAAATAAATAAAAAAAATTATTTATTTTTTAACTTTAATAGTACCTTTTTTACTTATTGATTTGAAAGCCTTATCACCAGCAAATGATGCTGTATATTTGAAGGTACCTTTTTTAGTTATTTTAACTTTAACAGTAGCTACTCCTTTAGAGTTTGTCTTGGCAGTGTAAGTTTTACCATTTACTTTTAAAGTAATTTTTTTACCAGCAACAGATTTACCACTAGATTTTAATGTGATAGCTATTTTTTTAGTTGCTTTTACTTTGAAAGTTTTTGAAGGAGCTGTTAAAGAAGTTGTTTTTTTACTTACAACAATTTTAGCATTTCCAATTGAAGATTTGTAATCACTATTACCTTCAAATACTAATGTAGCTTGGTAAGTAGCAGCTTCAGAATATTTAAGAGATATGTATGCAACACCTTTAGAATTGGTTGTTTGAGTATAAGGTTTACCATTGATAATTACAGACACTTTTTGATTAGCTAAAGGATTTCCAGATGCATCTTTTAATGTAACTTGTAATTTTCCATTATCTCCAACTTTAATATTTAAATTAGATGCAGATATTTTAGTATCTATTAAAGATGCAATATCAATTGAAGTAGAAGCAGCTGCTAATTTAGCAGAACCATTATATTTAAGAGTAACAGTACCACTAGGTAATCCAGAAATACTTGCACTACCATTTTCATCAACAGTTAAGTTTTTAGAAACATTACCAATTGTATATGTAACTAATTCACCATCTAATACATTACCATTAACATCTTTTAGAGCAAAAGTTAATTTACCATTATTAATACTTATAATTTCAAAGTAGGTTGCTACTGGATTTGCAGCAGGAATATTAACCTCACCATCATTATTACCCCATTCATTAGACCAGTAAGTAGCAGCTTTTGCACCATTTAAAACATTGTTAGAAATTATTATGTTTCCTGTTGGATTTAAAATTCCAGAATTACTTACAATTCTTAAAAGAACAACAGTTTGCAATATGGTAGTATCATTTAATTTGTTTATTTTATTACCAGTCACAGTTATATTACCAATATCACTTGGATATCCATGAGCAGTATTTGCTTCTTCAGCAGCAATTAAAACATTAGAAGTTCTAGCAATAAAAGTATTATTTGCGATTACACAAGAATCACTAGCTTTTTGAATACTTATAACAGGTAAATCTTGGAAGTTTACATTTACTATAGTACCATTTTTATTGTAAGTTGCTTCTATATGACCACAGTTGTTAAATGTATTGTTTGTAATTATACTTCCGGCTGTAGATGCTCCTCCAAAGTAAATTGAATATGCATTATTAATGAAAGTATTATTATAAATGTAAGTTCCAGTAGAACCTCCTGCAACTGATACTCCATCTAAAACAGTACCATTAAAGATGTTATTAATTACTTTTGTACCTTTAGAACCCATAATTCCAATAGCTTTAGTACCTTGTTCTTTATTACCATTATTAGTAACCTGTGTTGCTGCACCTGTAAAGTAACAGTTTTGAATTATATTAAAATTAGATCCACCTTGTATCCTAACACCATGATTAAAATCAATAAAAGAACAGTTAATTACATTAACATCTGTTGTTCCCCTACCAAGGAATAATCCCCATCCTTTTAAAGTATTTGCATTAGTATACTGTGTATTAGCTTGGGTATTGATAAATTTAATACCTGACACAGTTGAATTAGAACCCTCTGATACAACATTTACTATTCCATTACCATCTCCAGTACCTTTAATAGTTACATTTTTACCAGAAAAAGTAATATTTTTCTTATTTATAATAATTGTATTGTTAGAAACATCGTATTCTTTGTTTTCACCTAAATTAATAGTATCTCCTTCGGAAGCGCTATTAATTGCATTAGTAATAGTTGCATAATCACTTTCTGTTCCATTTTTTGTAACATCAATAGTAGCTGAGACAATTTCACCTTCAGAATCACTAGCTGCTATTGTATCATCACTCATATCCGAAATAGCTACATCATCAGAAGCTAAATCAGCTGCAGAAACAGTACTTACAGTTAAAGCAATCAATACAACTAATATAAAAGATAATATAAGTTTACTCTTCATATTTTCTCCCCGTTTTAATTAATAAAGTTATACTAACAAGATTAAAATCCTCTCAAAAAATTGAAATGAAAATCATTAAAATATTAGTATAATTATAAATTATAACGATATGAATATAAAAGGTTATCGATTTAAATTATTTATTTAAATACTAACTAAAAATATTTAAAAATTACAATAACCAAATAATTCGTGGTGCAAAATATTATATATTGTTAAATATAAAATCTAAAATTAATAATTTCAAAGGAGTGGAATAATTATTAAATCTAATATCATTATTATAATTGTAATAGTATTCGCTCTATTCACATCTTCGGTTGCTGCTTCTAATCTAAATCCACAAGTAACTATAAATAACAACACTATCATATTAGAAGAAAATAATTTAACAAAAAAAATAACAAATGCAGAAGAAGGAGATGAAATTTTAATAGAACCTGGAACTTATAAACTCCATAACATTAAAATCGATGAAAATTTAACTATTCAAGGAAATTCTAATTCTAAAAATGTTATTTTTGACGGGCAAGCAAAATCAAGTATATTTTTAATAAAAAATATTTCTGCACATGTTACATTTAAAAATATAACTTTTATTAATGGATTAACAAATAATTTTGGTGGAGCAATTTCTATTGAACAAGGAAATGTTTACATCGACAATTGTATTTTCATTAACAATACTGCCTTAAATGATACAAATGCTGGTGCGATTTCAAATTATGGCACTATGGAAAATAGAAGTTATTTATTTGTAAATAATTCACTATTCATTAATAATCACGCAGATCATGATGGGGGAGCTATTACAACATGTTATGCTTCATCAGAAATTTATAACTGTGTTTCATCAACAATAGTGCACATCGTGACGGAGGGGCTATAAGAGTTAGTGTTTATGGTAAAAGCTATGTATCTGATTGTATTTTCATGTATAATCATGCTGATGAATGGGGTGGAGCTTATTACAGTTGGTCAGGTACTTCCAATGTAAATCGTTGTGTTTTTATAAATAATACGGCGGGTACGAATGGTGGTGCTATAATGATTTCTGGAAATTTCCGCTTAACAAATTCGATTATTGTAAACAATAGTGCAAAGCAAACTGGAGGCTCTGTTTATATCCAACAACCTATGTATAAAGCTAAAACTCATATAACTTTTTTTAATAATCTCATTACTAATAATACATCACCATATGCTAAAGAAATTTATATTAAATGGAATGATACCGAATATTTATATACAAATTTTAACGATAATGATTGGGGATTCGAAAATCCAAATGATTTTAATATTAATGATCCTGATAACGTAACTTACAGGAGCAAAGTAAGTTCTACTAAAAAATCTAATTTGCAAAATGAACTGAATTTAGATTTATTAAATAAATATTCAGATTTATTAAAAAATTATCAATTTCCACATGATTATTTCAATAATAAAAAAGATAATGCTTCTAAATACAATAATCCTAAGAAAAATATAGATAATAGTATTTCTAAATTAGATAAAAATTCAACAATAAACAAAAATCGAAACACTAATTCTTCCAAAAAAATAAATAGCTCAAAATATGAAACTAATAACAAACATATCATCAATAATTCAACATCTTATGGAGCTTATTCAAAATCTGTTGAAAAATCATTCGAAATTAACAAAAATAAAGATAAATCAACATTTAATCCATTGAATAGTACCTACTTACTTCTATTAATCATCATTATACTATCATTAATTATTGGATATAAAAAAAAATAAAAATGAATGAAAAATAGTTATTTTTTTGAGTTCATTTCTTTAATATCCCTACGATAATATAAAGCAATAGTTAACAAAAATAACAATATTATAAAAGAAATTCCACTTAATTTAACTATATTTTCTTCATCAAGAACAATTTGTTTAACAACGGATTGCTTAGAATTTTCATGATTATTAAAACCGTCTCCAGAAGCAGACATACTATCTGATAGTTTTTGACTTTCTAAATCATTATTAAGTGGTTCTAAAGAAGTACTACTTGGATTGGAATTTTTATTTTTTGTAGTGTTATGTTTATAATCACCAGTTTGTGCTGAAGTTCCATTAGCATTATTATTACCTTGTGAAGTCCCACCATTTCCATTTCCTTGACCTCCATCACCACCATAGTCTGGTGATTTGATACTAGGATATGTGTAACTTGGTGTTTTTCCATTCATCTTTGATGTATCTTTATTTGGTGTTTTTGAATCATAAACATTGCTTCTTTTAGATAAATCAACTTCAGCTTTTATAGTATCTTTATCATTAGCATCTACAGTAAATGTTGCAGTTCCACCACTTATTTTAATAGTTATACTTTGACCATTATTTATTTGATATTTTAAAGTTCTATCTGGAAGTTTGCTTGCAATATTCCCATTTGAATCATAAAATGCTGCCTGGAATTGATTACTACCTACTTGTTTAACAATAAACCTTAAATTATTTGACTTAATCTTAGGACATATTGTACCAACATCACTATACCAGTTATCTCCAAGGTTTAATCTCTCACCATTTTCTTCATAGTAAGTTTCTTTAGCTTCAACTTCTCTAAAACGATTATTTAAGATTACATTATAACTAATTTTTTGGTTTTTTGGCATCACATATCCATCAGAAAACTTAATACCAGCTTGATTATTATCTGAAATAACATTAGATTGCATAGTATTACTACCAATTCTAGATATTTTTATTCCATTTTCACCATTAGAAGTTATTGTATTTGCATAAACTCCAATATTATTTCCAGCACTATAAATATAAATACCATCTTTAGCATTATTTTTAATAGTATTATGCGCAATATTTAAGTTTTGAGGACCTTCACCATAGTTAACATTGCCTATTTTACTTAATGTGTAAATCCCATGATGTTTATTGTTAGAAATAGTATTATGAAAAATATAAGTGTATTTAGACTTAGCTAATACTATTCCACTCCCCTCATTATTAGAAATCTTATTATTTGTAATATATGTATGATTAGCTAATGCAATAACAATAGCTGATTTAGAATTTTTAACAATAGTATTTTTAGTAATGTTAAGGTAATTAACATTATTTGCAACTATGGCATTAGATTTACTTGTAATTTCATTATTTATAATAGTAACATAATCCGAATTTTTAATTTCAATAGCATTTCCACTAGATTGGATCTTAAATCCTTTTATTGTAGTTGAAGAACTACTTTTTCCACTAATCAAAATTACAGGATTTGGCAAAGTTGATTTAAATACAGTATTCGAATTACTAATTAATGTTAATCTCTTATTTATCAGCAAATGAACATTTTCATAGCTATCTCCTTTAAATAAAATAACATTATTAGCTTTTGCTTTATCAATTATATGCTGAATTTCGGAATTATTTAAACCTTTTTCTACAATTAAAGTGTTTTTCATATAAATAGTGGTTGTTTTTAAACAAGATTTATATTTAGAATCTCCATTAAACTTAGATATTATTTTATATGAACCATCATTGACTTTTAATTGAAAAGAAGCGATGCCCCAATTATTAGTTATACATTTATGATTTGCTCCATTAATTGAAAATACAATTTGAGCATTTTTAATAGAATTATTATTTTTATCTGAAAGTTTAACTTTAAAATAATCTCCTTTTACATCAAATGTATTATTTGACACAACATCAATATGTGTACTTATTAAATCATTATTCGACTTAGAAAGAGTATAATCTAACTTATACGAAGTATTTTGAATGCTATCAGTCGTGTTGTTAATCTCTTGAGCCATACAAGTATTTAATGTTATTAATATTAAAAGAGAAAATATTATAACTAAACTTTTTTTACCCATTTTTCACCTCTGCCATCGAATATCAATAAATAATTATCGATAATCAATTATATGATATAATATATTTTACTAATTAATATATATTTATTAGCTTTTTAGATTATTACTAAATAAGTAGTTGTTATATTTAATTTTATTTAAAAAAAGAATAAAAAACACTTTATTTATAAATTATAAAATATTAATATGTAATATCATTCATATCAATACAAGTGTTTATTAAATTAAAAAATAGCTTCAACCAGAAACCATAACCAATTTTCCTGTTGTTGGATCTTCATATACTTTACCAACCTCATTGTATCCACTATCTTCCATTCCACTAGCATTAGAATAATCTTGAGTAAATGATTCAGAAGTAGATACATCTTTAGTATTTGATGAAGCATCAGATATAATATCAGGATTTACAGATAAAGCCATTATTGCAAAAATTAAGAACCCCAAAGCTAAAACAAGCATAGCATCTGAAAGATTATTAATTCCACTCATTGGATCATCATCAACGGATTCTGAAATACGACGTCTTTTTCTAAGCATTTATTCACCTTCATTTAAAACTTCAAGTTCTGCTTCAGCTAAAGTCTCAACAACGATCAAATCAGATTCATACCATTGTTTTTTAAATTTAGATACTAAATACGCAAGAGATCCAACAATAAGCCCAGTCACAGTTGTATCAAATGCAATAGTTAATGATTCAGCAAGTGTTACAATGTCACCAGAACCTAATGCAGCAAGACCAGGACCTAATGGAATTAAAGTTCCTAAAAGTCCGAAAATAGGACCTAATCTAATTAAAACATCTGTTTTAGAAGTTCTTTTAATAAGTTTAGTTTCTTCATCAGAAATTAATTCACTAGCTAATGCTTTTCTAGCCTCAGGGCCAATATCATAATTATTAGCTATTCTAATTAAAATTTCTTTTTGATTGGTAAATAAATTACTTTTATTTACTTCATTTATAATTTGTGAGTGGTTATTAGAAAATGAAATTTCTCTAATTAGACTTTCTAATTCTCTAGAAGTTATAGCTTTTCTTGAAATAAATTCGTTAATAAACCCACCAAGACTCAATATAACTATAACAATAAAAACTACAAGCAATATTACTACTGGAGTTAATAAACTTTCAGAAATGATATGTATTAATGAAGTTAATATTTCCGTACCTTGAATTATCATAATTTACCTCTATTATCATCATAAAGCACTCCTACAATCAAAATAACAACTAAAAGTATAATAACATGAATTAATTGATAAGTAGGAGTTAAAATTAAAAAAGAACTAAACATCTCCTGATTAAGATTTAAAGTTGAAAAATACGTTAAACCAAAAATGAATATTAAAATAGTGCTTAAAGATGTAAACTCCCCAATTATAACTGGATACTCCCTTTTTGCATGATACAATAACTTTGTGATTTGATATATAAGAAATACTAATATAAAAACAAATAAAGAATATAAAAAATTAAACTGTGAAGTTTGAGAAGATAATATAAAAATACTACCTACAAAAACCCCGATTAATATAACAATAGATAAAACTAAATATTTTCTATTTTTAAAATAAAATAAGAAAATAAAAAATAGAATTAAGCTAAGGATTATGAAAAAATAATTTAACATGAACGATAAATCACTTTGAAAATATCTAGACAGATAAATAGATATAAAAGATAACAATGAAATAGTAGTAGATATCCCTAATAATTCAATATTATTTAATTTAAAATTCCCTAAAAAAAGAGAAATGTTAATCGTTAATAATAATACGATTATTAATAAGTAACCACTAATCAAATCCATATTTAAACCCTTATATTCTTTATGTTGTTATAATTTAGCTATGTGAATATATAAATATAACGACATGCCCATTACTCATCAATTATTTCATAATATGAACCTTCTGCACATGAAATACAAACAGGTTTTCCACCTCTAACTAAATGACGATTATCAGTTACTTTTTCACCGCAAACAGAGCAGAACGCAGTTGTATGGGGTTTGCCTGGCATTTGAGATTCAGTTAGTTCTACTTTAACTTTTTCTACTTTAAATAGTTCTTCAGGAGGAGTTACTCTAAAACGATTAATCATTTCTTCTCTTGTTTCTTCTTTTTTAAATTTCTTATTTGCATCAGCATCAGAAATTCTTAAAGCTTCGTCTGTATCCATATTATAAAAAGTAACTGCAAATTTTCCGTAATACATTTGTTTTAAAGAACGTTTACCCATAGAACATTTAGTAACAGCTTGAACTGCATCTGCCATGCAACGATCAATTTCTAAAAATACAATTAAATTTTTATGTCTTTGATTTAATTCCATTCCCATTAATTCAAGACCATACATAGCTAGTTTAGTTCCAATAGCTATTCCTCCACAAATTTCACCATGAAAATCACCAGCTTTTTGCAATTGTTCATCATAGTCTTTTTCATTCATTTTATCACCTTTATAAATTTAAATCTAAATTTGTTTTCATTGAAACACAAACTTTTCTATTATCATCTAATTCTATTAATTTTACATCAATTGAGTATATATTTTTTAAATTTTCTTCTGTAACAACCTCTTGTGGACTTCCAAAATCAATGAAACGCTTATCTTTCATAATTGCTACTTTTGTAGAACACAAAAAAGTATGATCTGGAAAATGTGAAGACATTATAATTGATAATCCAGATTTAGCTAGTTTATCTATGATTTCTAAAAGTTTAATTTGATTACCAAAGTCTAGATGTGAAGTTGGTTCATCTAATATTAAAATATCTGGTTGTTGAGTTAAAACTCGCGCTAAAAATACTAATTGGCGTTCTCCACCACTTAGATTAGTGTACTCCTTATCTTTTAAATATTCAATTCCAAGTATTTTCATGGAATTTAAAGCTATTTTTTCGTCTTCTTTTTTTGGAACATCTGTTAAATTAAGATAAGGTGCTCTACCCATCATTACAACATCAAGTACTTTAAATGGAAATGAAGGAATATGAGATTGAGGAATATAAGCAATATGTCTTGAAATTTCAGAAAATGATAAATATTTAATATTTTTACCATTTAAAAGAATTTCCCCAGAATCAATATTATTTAATCCGTTGAGACATTTAATTAAGGTTGTTTTCCCTGTTCCATTTGGACCAAGAATACATAAAACATCACCTTTTTTAATAGAAAAGCTAATATCTGAAAAAATATCCTCATCATCATATGAAAATGAAATATTTTTAACATCAAATAAATTATCACTTATGACCATTCAGAATACCCCTGTTTAAGCAAGTATAAAAATATTGGAACTCCAATAATAGCTGTTAAAATACCAATAGGAATTTCAACTGAAATCCATGCGCGAGATATGTTGTCTACAAACAATAAGAAACTTGCACCTAAACTTAAAGAAGCTGGAATCAATATTTTATTATTTGGACCAACAAGTATACGTGCCACATGAGGAATTATTAATCCAATCCATCCAATAATACCACTTATAGAAACTGCTGCTGATGTAAGTAGAGTACAAGCAATAATTATTAATAAACGAACTCTAGATGGGTTTAAACCTAATGATTGAGCTTCTTCATCACCCATAGCTAAAATATTCATTTGCCACCTCAAAAGTAATAGAATAGCAAATCCTATAATTAATGGCACTATAATCATTAGTAATTTATCGAGATTAACGGATGCTAAACTCCCCATTAACCAATAAACAATTTCAGGCAATTTATCATCAGGATCTGCAATAAATTTTATTCCAGAAATCAATGCACTAAAAAATGCTGAAATAGCTACTCCTGATAAAACAAGTACTAAAATTCCTCCAGCCTTATAAGCTCTTGAAATTAAATAAGTAATTGAAACAGAAATCATTCCAAAGAAAAATGCTAAAACTTGTGTTACAAGATTAGTTCCACTTATCAAAATAGCTAATGCTGCACCAAATCCTGCACCATTAGAAACCCCTAATAAATCCGAAGATACAAGAGGGTTTTGAAATATGCTTTGAAAAGCTGCTCCTGCAATAGCTAACGCTGCACCTACAACAATTGCCGCTATAATTCGTGGAAGTCTTATTTCAAAAACAATTGTCGTTATTGTTTGTGAAACCTGAAGTTGTGGAAATATTGGACATAAAATAGTTTTTATAACATCGATTGGACTTATTGGATATCTTCCAAGTAGAAATGATGTAAAAAATAGAACAATAGGAAGAAAAATTAAAATTAAAACAATGATAATCTCCTTATTTTCACTATCCATATTATCTCCTATAAATTTGTTTCATTAAGCCCAGAATCTAATAAGATCTTTTTAGCATCATCATTGCTTAATTCAATATGATAAAAGTTGCTGTAAAACTCTTGAGTAGCACCAATAATGTCAATATCACCATATTGTTCTGGATAAATTACTTTTGCAGTCCATGGAACTCCTATAATCATATTAGCACCGACAGGCCTATCAAACCACTTAAATGGAGATTGTGGAGATAAATAAACATTATGATTTTTAACTGCATTAATTTCTGCCCAATTTGAATCTGTATATACTTTTGAGTAAAATTCTGGATCTGTAGTGATAATAACATCTGGATTCCAAGTAATTACTTGTTCAATAGATACCTGAATACTACTAGTGGTATTTCCTTGATTTAAAGAATTAGCAACATTCACCCCACCAACTAAAT
This genomic window contains:
- a CDS encoding right-handed parallel beta-helix repeat-containing protein, whose protein sequence is MGKKSLVIIFSLLILITLNTCMAQEINNTTDSIQNTSYKLDYTLSKSNNDLISTHIDVVSNNTFDVKGDYFKVKLSDKNNNSIKNAQIVFSINGANHKCITNNWGIASFQLKVNDGSYKIISKFNGDSKYKSCLKTTTIYMKNTLIVEKGLNNSEIQHIIDKAKANNVILFKGDSYENVHLLINKRLTLISNSNTVFKSTLPNPVILISGKSSSSTTIKGFKIQSSGNAIEIKNSDYVTIINNEITSKSNAIVANNVNYLNITKNTIVKNSKSAIVIALANHTYITNNKISNNEGSGIVLAKSKYTYIFHNTISNNKHHGIYTLSKIGNVNYGEGPQNLNIAHNTIKNNAKDGIYIYSAGNNIGVYANTITSNGENGIKISRIGSNTMQSNVISDNNQAGIKFSDGYVMPKNQKISYNVILNNRFREVEAKETYYEENGERLNLGDNWYSDVGTICPKIKSNNLRFIVKQVGSNQFQAAFYDSNGNIASKLPDRTLKYQINNGQSITIKISGGTATFTVDANDKDTIKAEVDLSKRSNVYDSKTPNKDTSKMNGKTPSYTYPSIKSPDYGGDGGQGNGNGGTSQGNNNANGTSAQTGDYKHNTTKNKNSNPSSTSLEPLNNDLESQKLSDSMSASGDGFNNHENSKQSVVKQIVLDEENIVKLSGISFIILLFLLTIALYYRRDIKEMNSKK
- a CDS encoding DUF2149 domain-containing protein, translated to MLRKRRRISESVDDDPMSGINNLSDAMLVLALGFLIFAIMALSVNPDIISDASSNTKDVSTSESFTQDYSNASGMEDSGYNEVGKVYEDPTTGKLVMVSG
- a CDS encoding MotA/TolQ/ExbB proton channel family protein, which translates into the protein MIIQGTEILTSLIHIISESLLTPVVILLVVFIVIVILSLGGFINEFISRKAITSRELESLIREISFSNNHSQIINEVNKSNLFTNQKEILIRIANNYDIGPEARKALASELISDEETKLIKRTSKTDVLIRLGPIFGLLGTLIPLGPGLAALGSGDIVTLAESLTIAFDTTVTGLIVGSLAYLVSKFKKQWYESDLIVVETLAEAELEVLNEGE
- a CDS encoding FmdE family protein; translated protein: MNEKDYDEQLQKAGDFHGEICGGIAIGTKLAMYGLELMGMELNQRHKNLIVFLEIDRCMADAVQAVTKCSMGKRSLKQMYYGKFAVTFYNMDTDEALRISDADANKKFKKEETREEMINRFRVTPPEELFKVEKVKVELTESQMPGKPHTTAFCSVCGEKVTDNRHLVRGGKPVCISCAEGSYYEIIDE
- a CDS encoding ABC transporter ATP-binding protein, whose translation is MVISDNLFDVKNISFSYDDEDIFSDISFSIKKGDVLCILGPNGTGKTTLIKCLNGLNNIDSGEILLNGKNIKYLSFSEISRHIAYIPQSHIPSFPFKVLDVVMMGRAPYLNLTDVPKKEDEKIALNSMKILGIEYLKDKEYTNLSGGERQLVFLARVLTQQPDILILDEPTSHLDFGNQIKLLEIIDKLAKSGLSIIMSSHFPDHTFLCSTKVAIMKDKRFIDFGSPQEVVTEENLKNIYSIDVKLIELDDNRKVCVSMKTNLDLNL
- a CDS encoding FecCD family ABC transporter permease, with the translated sequence MDSENKEIIIVLILIFLPIVLFFTSFLLGRYPISPIDVIKTILCPIFPQLQVSQTITTIVFEIRLPRIIAAIVVGAALAIAGAAFQSIFQNPLVSSDLLGVSNGAGFGAALAILISGTNLVTQVLAFFFGMISVSITYLISRAYKAGGILVLVLSGVAISAFFSALISGIKFIADPDDKLPEIVYWLMGSLASVNLDKLLMIIVPLIIGFAILLLLRWQMNILAMGDEEAQSLGLNPSRVRLLIIIACTLLTSAAVSISGIIGWIGLIIPHVARILVGPNNKILIPASLSLGASFLLFVDNISRAWISVEIPIGILTAIIGVPIFLYLLKQGYSEWS